A stretch of Microcoleus sp. bin38.metabat.b11b12b14.051 DNA encodes these proteins:
- the pheT gene encoding phenylalanine--tRNA ligase subunit beta encodes MRISLNWLRELVDVTISPEELAETLTMAGFEVEEIEDRRQWADGVVLGKIVAIEQHPNADKLRVCQVDVGKAEALNIVCGAPNARADIYVAVAVVGTFLSTIDLKIKPAKLRGVPSEGMICSLAELGLLKESAGIHIFELENPELGSDIRPLLGLDDVILDLTATANRADALSMVGVAREVAALTGASLRIPEVNNVAIDGKASPNLAVEISELQGCPIYIGTEISGVKIAPSPAWLQQRLQAAGVRPINNVVDITNYILLEWGQPLHAFDRDRLQSFTGTSDINIGVRFAKPGESFKTLDGQNRNLQAQNLLITASDKPVALAGVMGGEDTEVHEGTENLVLEAAIFDQATIRRSARAQGLRSEASIRYERGVNQAALTTACDRAISLILELAGGAATVQKTASSGENLSWSRSLELRLDRVNSVLGQLKRGATGGSAYLEPEEVKNILTALGCEVAATEKERVLAITVPAYRYRDLEREIDLIEEVARLHGYDNFCDTLPSETEPGYLSPEYAQIRNVRSAFRAAGLTELMHYSLVKTEGDNQVVLANPLFVEYSALRTEMLSGLIDAFQYNLEQGSGALNGFEVGRIFWKEGDAKKEADAVAGIIGGDPTVWKWQQGGRDRPLTWFEAKGVLESVFQQLGLAVEYAGDSSNGRLHPGRTAALSLNGKQLGVFGQLHPQLQQEKGLPEQVYVFQLDLAVLLDELGRSSNATRKFAGYSSFPASDRDIAFFAPIEVPVVEMQSAMKRAAGSLLDSVELFDEYRGDNVPAGQRSLAFRLNYRSGDRTLSETDVEPAQQKVRDILVEKFGVSLRS; translated from the coding sequence ATGCGTATTTCTCTAAACTGGCTGCGGGAATTGGTGGATGTGACAATATCCCCGGAAGAATTAGCCGAAACTCTGACAATGGCCGGATTTGAAGTCGAAGAAATCGAAGACCGCCGTCAATGGGCCGACGGCGTAGTATTGGGTAAAATAGTTGCGATAGAACAACATCCCAACGCTGACAAATTGAGAGTTTGTCAAGTGGATGTCGGCAAAGCTGAAGCATTAAATATTGTTTGTGGCGCACCCAACGCGAGGGCAGATATTTACGTAGCTGTCGCCGTTGTCGGCACTTTTTTATCGACGATTGATTTAAAGATTAAACCAGCTAAATTGCGCGGGGTTCCTTCGGAAGGAATGATTTGCTCTCTCGCCGAATTGGGCTTGTTGAAGGAATCAGCAGGAATTCACATTTTCGAGCTAGAAAATCCTGAATTGGGCAGCGATATTCGCCCGCTTTTGGGTTTGGATGATGTGATTTTAGACTTGACGGCAACTGCTAACCGTGCAGATGCTTTAAGCATGGTGGGCGTAGCGCGGGAAGTGGCGGCGCTAACTGGCGCAAGTTTGAGAATTCCTGAAGTTAATAATGTGGCGATTGATGGGAAAGCAAGTCCTAATTTAGCGGTAGAAATATCGGAACTGCAAGGATGTCCGATTTACATTGGCACGGAAATTTCAGGAGTGAAAATTGCTCCGTCTCCAGCTTGGTTGCAGCAGCGATTGCAGGCGGCGGGAGTGCGGCCGATTAATAATGTGGTTGATATCACTAATTACATTTTACTCGAATGGGGACAACCGCTGCACGCTTTCGATCGCGATCGCCTACAATCTTTCACCGGCACTTCCGACATCAACATCGGCGTGCGCTTTGCCAAACCAGGGGAATCGTTCAAAACCTTGGACGGACAAAACCGCAATTTGCAAGCACAAAATCTGTTAATTACTGCTAGCGACAAACCCGTAGCCCTAGCTGGAGTCATGGGTGGCGAAGATACGGAAGTACACGAAGGAACCGAAAATTTAGTCTTGGAAGCGGCGATTTTTGACCAAGCAACGATTCGCCGTTCGGCGCGCGCTCAAGGGCTGCGGAGTGAGGCATCGATCCGCTACGAACGGGGGGTGAATCAGGCGGCTTTGACGACGGCGTGCGATCGCGCTATTAGCCTAATTTTGGAGTTGGCTGGTGGCGCTGCGACGGTGCAGAAAACGGCGAGTTCGGGGGAAAATTTGAGTTGGTCGCGATCGCTCGAATTGCGTCTCGATCGAGTAAACTCAGTGTTAGGACAGTTGAAAAGAGGAGCAACCGGCGGTTCGGCATATCTGGAACCCGAGGAAGTAAAAAATATCCTCACAGCTTTGGGATGCGAAGTTGCTGCGACGGAAAAAGAACGGGTTTTGGCGATAACTGTTCCTGCTTATCGTTACCGAGATTTAGAAAGAGAAATCGATTTAATCGAAGAAGTCGCGAGACTCCACGGATACGACAATTTCTGCGATACTTTACCCAGCGAAACCGAACCGGGTTACTTATCTCCAGAATACGCGCAAATACGGAATGTGCGATCGGCTTTTCGGGCGGCCGGTTTGACAGAGTTGATGCACTATTCCTTAGTAAAAACTGAGGGAGACAATCAAGTTGTGCTAGCGAATCCGTTGTTTGTCGAGTATTCGGCTTTGCGGACGGAAATGCTGTCAGGTTTGATTGATGCTTTCCAATACAATTTGGAACAAGGAAGCGGCGCACTTAATGGTTTTGAGGTCGGACGCATTTTTTGGAAAGAAGGCGATGCGAAGAAAGAAGCAGATGCCGTAGCGGGGATTATTGGTGGCGACCCGACAGTGTGGAAATGGCAGCAAGGTGGGCGCGATCGACCTTTGACTTGGTTTGAAGCAAAAGGTGTCCTAGAAAGTGTGTTTCAGCAGTTGGGCTTGGCTGTGGAATATGCGGGGGATTCCTCTAATGGGCGCTTGCATCCAGGGCGCACAGCAGCCTTATCGTTAAACGGGAAACAGTTGGGAGTTTTCGGACAGTTACACCCGCAATTGCAGCAGGAAAAGGGTTTGCCGGAACAGGTTTATGTGTTTCAATTAGATTTAGCCGTGTTGTTGGATGAATTAGGTCGATCGAGTAATGCAACTCGTAAATTCGCCGGTTATTCGAGTTTCCCAGCTTCCGACAGAGACATCGCCTTTTTCGCACCGATTGAAGTTCCGGTGGTTGAGATGCAGAGTGCGATGAAACGGGCGGCTGGTAGCTTGCTAGATTCCGTGGAACTCTTCGACGAGTATCGCGGCGACAACGTACCCGCGGGCCAACGTAGTTTAGCATTTCGGTTGAATTATCGATCGGGCGATCGAACATTAAGCGAAACCGATGTCGAACCAGCCCAACAAAAAGTCCGCGACATCCTAGTCGAAAAATTCGGAGTCAGCCTCAGAAGCTAA
- a CDS encoding YciI family protein, protein MTKYVMWGNYCQDVLEKRAPFRDAHLAGLAKQKESGVLITIGPTKDLTKVFAIYEAADETQVRELVETDPYWVNQIWTEYDIKEWIQAF, encoded by the coding sequence GTGACCAAATATGTAATGTGGGGAAATTACTGCCAAGACGTTCTCGAAAAACGCGCACCATTTCGAGACGCACACCTGGCCGGACTTGCCAAACAAAAAGAATCAGGAGTATTAATTACCATCGGCCCAACCAAAGACTTAACCAAAGTTTTTGCAATCTACGAAGCCGCAGACGAAACCCAAGTGCGAGAATTAGTTGAAACCGATCCCTATTGGGTAAATCAGATTTGGACAGAATACGACATTAAAGAATGGATTCAAGCATTTTAA